AGAGCTTCAAGGCTTCCGAGCGCCGCAACGACGTCGAAATTATTCTCATTAAATTTTGTGGTGTACATATCAAGAAGAAATTTATCATCATCAACGATGAGTACTCTTTTTCTAAGGTTGTCGGTCATGGTGTATTAATTTTTTATGTATACTACCTCTAATAATACTATACTTTATTTACTTCCTCAAACGGAATAATGCCGTCAAGCGCTTTGAGTGTAGCATCTTCACGCATAGTGGTCATACCATTTCTTCTTGCAACTTTCCAAATATCCGGTTCTACGGGATTTTTTAATATTACATTTTCTATTTCCCGATCTACCTTAAGCACCTCAAACACTGCGATTCTGCCACGCGTTCCACCAGGGCAGGTCGGCGATGGAATAGCTTCGTAAAATGTTTTCCCGACTATGTTTTTTTTGAATGAGTCCGGAAGATCTGCGAACTGTTTTTCAACTATCATTTTAAGCCCTCCTTCCATGGGAAGCGGCTTTTTCGAATCTGGACAGAGCATTCTCACCAAACGCTGTGCCATTGATAAAATTACCGTAGGAGCGATTAGATAAGGATCTACCCCCATATCAACAAGACGTGGTATCGCTCCAATAGCGCTATTAGTGTGAAGCGTTGAAAGTACCAAGTGACCAGTAAGAGCGGCTTGGATTGCAAGCTGCGCCGTTTCTTTGTCTCTAATTTCTCCGACCATGATGATGTCAGGATCCTGACGAAGTATCGAGCGAAGTCCATTGGCAAATGTGTAATCAATCTCTGGTCTAACTTGAGATTGACTCATTCCACCAATATTATACTCAACGGGATCTTCGAGGCTTACCACGTTATTTTCTTCGCGATCAAGTTCGTTTACCATGGAATACAGTGTGGTGCTTTTTCCTGACCCTGTTGGGCCGGTAATGAGAATGATCCCGTGTGGTTTATCAATTGCCTCTCGAATGAGTGCGAGATGGTCGGCACGCATCCCAATTTGATCCAAGGGCTTTACCCCTCGCTCTGTATCAAGGATACGCATCACCACTTTCTCTCCATAAAATGCGGGGAATGTTGAAACACGAAAATCAATCTGTCTGCCTTCAATGCGAGCCGAAAATCGTCCGTCTTGGGGTTTTCGTTTTTCATCGAGCTTCAAGTTCGCAAGAATCTTGATGCGCGCGACCACCGCGCTGTGAACGCCAACAGGAAGGAGTAGACTTGTGTAGAGAACGCCGTCAACACGAAATCGCGCTCGGACGCGATCCCCCATGTGTTCGATGTGGACATCAGAAGCGTTTCCTTCGGTTGCATGCCTCAAAATAACCGCCACGATTTTTGTAACAGGAGCATCTTCTACAATTTTCGCGCTTTCTTTTACATGTTCCGCCTCTTTTTTTTCTTCTTGCGCTTGCTTGA
This sequence is a window from bacterium. Protein-coding genes within it:
- a CDS encoding GspE/PulE family protein, translating into MTFLEHLAEAGVIKKEDILSINKESHTTGESLDSVLVRSGVDPKDILKIKGDYFKLPTRRLSNDGPAFEILKYIPEESATYYKFVPLGITDGVLEVGVVDPDNIAAKDALQFISARVNKPFKIFLILGDDFDKVIKNYRGLTGEVTRALSELETEIKDVGNKDVIKQAQEEKKEAEHVKESAKIVEDAPVTKIVAVILRHATEGNASDVHIEHMGDRVRARFRVDGVLYTSLLLPVGVHSAVVARIKILANLKLDEKRKPQDGRFSARIEGRQIDFRVSTFPAFYGEKVVMRILDTERGVKPLDQIGMRADHLALIREAIDKPHGIILITGPTGSGKSTTLYSMVNELDREENNVVSLEDPVEYNIGGMSQSQVRPEIDYTFANGLRSILRQDPDIIMVGEIRDKETAQLAIQAALTGHLVLSTLHTNSAIGAIPRLVDMGVDPYLIAPTVILSMAQRLVRMLCPDSKKPLPMEGGLKMIVEKQFADLPDSFKKNIVGKTFYEAIPSPTCPGGTRGRIAVFEVLKVDREIENVILKNPVEPDIWKVARRNGMTTMREDATLKALDGIIPFEEVNKV